tttattaatcacAAAAAACTCACTTACGATGTAGCCTTTTCCGTTTCCTTCActtgaaatctatatatatCAGCGGGTTAACCATGATTGATCCTCTCAACTACTTGCAGTTTATCATTTTATAAAgctaagaaatatttttaaagatgGCTTTGTTCTCGTGCACTCAGCCTTTGATGGTCTTCGCCTCAGTAGATCTGCCCAGTTTGTAGTTGGTCGTCTGCTCTGTTTTTGGGACTCCAAAAACATCAAGAAGCAAGGTGAATTCGTGGGAATCACCCTCCAACTCCTTTATGAGAAGGTATTGTAACGATAAGCGTTTTTTCTTAGTTCAGTTTTTTCGTAAAAAGCCGATGATTTAAATCTTCATTCTTTAATTGCtgaattctgtgatacatggaTTTGCAAACACTAAATTATGACAAATCAGCTTCATGTGTCATTTCCAATAGTAGATTAAGTTCATGACTTCAACGAGCCGTTGAtccaagtaaatataaaatatgtttgggTTTTCGATAAGCATTACTATGTCTTTAATATACTACCTTGGTAAAGACACATGAAGCTGATTTTATTTGCAAGGGTCGGGTTGTTGAAGTCATGCAACAAAATGGGTGGTCTTTCGTCTCCTGCACTGGCTGCAGCACAAAGCTTGACAAATTTGGGACTTCTCTGCGTTGCACCCGTTGTATTAATCCGAACATAATTGGCGTTATCAAGTAAGTATTTACCTTCGGTTGTGTAAgattaaaaaatctttttaaatcgTTATCATCTCTAATGTCACTTTATTTTCAGGTATCGAGTGGAATTATTGGTTGATGATGGGAATGATAATGCCACTTTTGTGGTGTTCGGCAGGGAAATGCTTAAACTGACAAAGCAAGATGCAGCTGGACTGACCCTAGCTGAGGTTTGTAATTTCCAAACGCACTATCTGCTAATGGCATCCAATGTCACAAACGCTTCGTATTTGCTTAAACTTGGCTAATGGCAGATGAATGGTGGTGGCGACGTAGAACTCCCACAATGTCTTAAAGACCTAGCTGGTAAAGATTTTGTCTTCCAGATACGTGTGACACCGTTCAATTTTACTCCAAGCCACCATGTTTTTACTGTTTCCGATCCTCGACAACATCACCCCCAAGGTattctatttaatttttaacaatATGTTAAAAACTAATTGATGTCTgaataacataaattaaactGTTTGGCAGACTTTCAAGACCAATGAAGATCAATTTCTTCAAGTTGAAGGTGGGGAACCATCGGCATCTGCCAGCGTTAAGGCTACAGGTGAAGGCAATGAACCAAATCCACCCGCTTGTGGAGTCAAGGAGAGTGGCCGTAAACGCCCACATGAGTGAAGTTAAAAAGCTGCAACAACGTCAACCCTGCACTGTTTTTGTTTCGTTCATTTTCCTCCCGTGCTTTGCATATCCTATTTAAGACATTTTCCTACCGTTTCCTGCATTTCCTATTTTTTAGACCTTGTGCTTAATTTCATATTTGAaggcttttgttttgtttagacACTTACgattttaattattatcaaaATGGGTTGACAAAATATTTGGTATTGTTGATAACCTATTTTACAGCAACACATTTGCATATTCATTCATCTCCCAAAGAAACGTTGAGAAATAATATACATGTGAAACATTGTCTAAAATATTACGTCctcaaaattatatttgaacGCACATGTTTCGAACATGGATTAGTtgagaaaaatgataaaataaccaAAGTTAATCAACATCTGTCTTCAGAAATTTAATCAACATAGCTACATCCACACGGACTCGTTAAAAAACACCACCATGAAGAAACCCATACGGAACTCTCCAAAAAAAAGGAGCTCTCATTCTACAATTCATagtaataaaattacaaaaaacagGCATGTATATTGACATATGCCTCAATGATCCAATTCCAAAAGAGCTACAATAATTTCGTTTATAAACATCCAGTATATACGTATACCACCACTTTTACTCTCCCACTCTACACTTACATTTCCATTTATAAGAATTTTACACAGAACAAGTCTCAACTAATAtgaatt
The nucleotide sequence above comes from Brassica napus cultivar Da-Ae chromosome A9, Da-Ae, whole genome shotgun sequence. Encoded proteins:
- the LOC125578391 gene encoding uncharacterized protein LOC125578391 — its product is MQQNGWSFVSCTGCSTKLDKFGTSLRCTRCINPNIIGVIKYRVELLVDDGNDNATFVVFGREMLKLTKQDAAGLTLAEMNGGGDVELPQCLKDLAGKDFVFQIRVTPFNFTPSHHVFTVSDPRQHHPQDFQDQ